The following coding sequences lie in one Chloroflexota bacterium genomic window:
- the cas2 gene encoding CRISPR-associated endonuclease Cas2, whose translation MTKKFIVVAYDISDDKRRTRLHKRLLDFGTPVQYSVFECLLVEKDFARMERAVRRVIKPRLDQVRYYFLCETCRSKIETTSGVQVVKEVQVIVV comes from the coding sequence ATGACCAAAAAATTTATCGTTGTCGCGTACGATATTTCGGATGACAAGCGGCGCACGCGTTTGCACAAGCGGCTGCTTGATTTTGGGACGCCGGTACAATATAGCGTGTTCGAGTGTTTGCTGGTGGAAAAGGATTTTGCGCGGATGGAACGCGCGGTGCGGCGCGTGATCAAGCCCCGGCTGGACCAGGTGCGCTATTATTTTTTGTGCGAAACGTGTCGGAGCAAAATTGAGACGACCAGCGGCGTGCAAGTGGTGAAAGAAGTGCAGGTCATTGTGGTGTAG
- the cas1 gene encoding CRISPR-associated endonuclease Cas1, whose product MATLYVTEQGARVEKEYHKLVVTKEDATIIAVPAINVSSVVLIGNVGVTTPAIAFLLDQGIELVFLTPQGKLRGRLIGATPLNIALRQTQYAKMKDAAFSLQVSRAVVEGKLANYRTLAQRWGRDHGVEGLRTAADALIPHLRAAARANDLAELRGNEGAGSKAYFGALRAVLRGDWTFEKRARRPPPDPVNALLSLGYTLLGENIFAALEIVGLDPYAGFFHADAYGRPALALDLVEEFRGVIADLVALMLINKRVLEQKDFHAGDDGGVYLSERGLKKYLRYYTARIQTEVLHPHYRRRLTYQKCFEVQARLLRKVIEGELPAYIPFRAR is encoded by the coding sequence ATGGCAACGTTGTATGTAACCGAGCAGGGCGCGCGCGTCGAAAAAGAATATCACAAGTTGGTCGTCACGAAAGAGGATGCCACGATCATCGCGGTGCCGGCGATCAATGTATCGTCGGTCGTGTTGATCGGCAATGTGGGTGTGACGACGCCGGCGATCGCGTTTTTGCTCGATCAGGGCATCGAACTGGTTTTCCTGACGCCGCAAGGTAAACTGCGCGGACGGTTGATCGGCGCGACGCCGCTCAACATCGCATTGCGACAGACGCAGTATGCCAAGATGAAGGATGCGGCATTCTCGTTGCAAGTGAGCCGCGCGGTGGTGGAGGGCAAGCTGGCGAACTATCGGACGCTGGCGCAACGCTGGGGGCGCGATCACGGTGTGGAGGGTTTGCGGACGGCGGCGGACGCGTTGATTCCGCACCTACGCGCGGCGGCGCGCGCGAACGATCTGGCGGAACTGCGCGGCAATGAGGGCGCGGGTTCCAAGGCATACTTTGGCGCGTTGCGCGCGGTTCTGCGCGGCGATTGGACGTTTGAAAAGCGCGCCCGGCGACCGCCGCCCGATCCGGTGAACGCGCTCTTGAGTCTGGGTTATACGTTGCTTGGCGAAAACATTTTTGCGGCGTTGGAAATTGTCGGGTTGGATCCGTATGCCGGTTTTTTTCACGCGGACGCGTACGGGCGTCCCGCGCTCGCGCTCGATCTGGTGGAAGAGTTTCGCGGCGTCATTGCCGATTTGGTGGCGCTGATGTTGATCAACAAGCGTGTTTTGGAGCAAAAAGATTTTCACGCTGGCGACGATGGCGGGGTGTATTTGAGCGAGCGCGGCTTGAAAAAGTATTTGCGTTATTACACGGCGCGCATTCAAACCGAGGTTCTGCATCCGCACTATCGCCGGCGGTTGACGTACCAAAAGTGTTTTGAGGTGCAGGCGCGGCTTTTGCGCAAGGTGATCGAGGGCGAGTTGCCGGCGTATATTCCGTTTCGCGCGCGGTGA
- a CDS encoding group II intron reverse transcriptase/maturase has product MPTRLLTRALALANLRAAYNRIAQNKGAPGVDEISIRRFAREWETHLVELRASVRANTYKPQRLRQFQIRKPSGGTRTISICTVRDRILQRAVLNVLEEKLDAQFLDCAFGYRPGRSTQGALDAVLRARDDGFRWVLDGDIEQFFESLDHTLLLDFLREDVDDARIIALIELWLKVGRRARDQAVGTPLGMVVSPLLSNVYLHRFDLALTRMGLRLVRYADDFIILGETRAEMEEARRFAAWALGYLRLKLSPAKTRVVSFDEGFDYLGVHFYRDSFAYLKQGKRVHAKTRPTTWDFLPPEWY; this is encoded by the coding sequence ATGCCCACCCGCCTCCTCACTCGCGCGCTGGCGCTCGCCAATTTGCGCGCGGCATACAATCGCATCGCGCAGAACAAGGGCGCGCCGGGCGTAGACGAGATCAGCATTCGGCGTTTTGCGCGTGAGTGGGAAACGCACTTGGTCGAATTGCGCGCAAGCGTGCGCGCGAACACGTACAAGCCGCAGCGTTTGCGCCAGTTCCAAATCCGCAAGCCGAGCGGTGGCACACGCACGATCAGCATCTGCACGGTGCGCGATCGGATTCTGCAACGCGCGGTATTGAACGTGCTCGAAGAAAAACTCGACGCCCAATTTTTGGACTGTGCGTTCGGTTATCGTCCGGGGCGTTCCACCCAGGGCGCGCTGGATGCGGTGTTGCGCGCGCGCGATGACGGATTCCGTTGGGTTCTCGATGGCGACATTGAACAGTTTTTTGAATCGCTCGATCACACCTTGTTGCTCGATTTTTTGCGCGAAGATGTGGACGATGCGCGGATCATCGCACTGATCGAACTGTGGCTCAAGGTCGGGCGGCGCGCGCGCGACCAGGCGGTCGGCACGCCGCTGGGGATGGTCGTCTCGCCGTTGTTGTCAAACGTGTACTTGCATCGGTTTGACCTGGCGTTGACGCGCATGGGGTTGCGCTTGGTGCGGTACGCCGATGATTTTATCATCCTGGGTGAGACGCGCGCGGAGATGGAAGAGGCGCGGCGATTTGCGGCGTGGGCGTTGGGTTATTTGCGCTTAAAGTTGTCACCCGCCAAGACACGCGTGGTTTCGTTCGACGAAGGGTTTGATTATCTTGGTGTGCATTTCTATCGCGACTCGTTCGCGTACCTCAAACAGGGCAAGCGCGTGCACGCCAAAACGCGACCAACGACATGGGATTTTCTGCCGCCGGAATGGTATTGA
- a CDS encoding 3-oxoacid CoA-transferase: MPNAGYSKTELMICVAARLFRDATTAFIGTGIPMLAAMLAVKTRAPNLVPIFEFGGTGAILEALPRAVGEARTFHKAAAASGICDIMETAQRGFIDYGFLGGAQIDRFGNLNSTVIGAHDHPKARLPGSGGANDVGSLCWQTIAIMQHDTRRFVPKVDFITTPGYLTGPGAREAAGLPCNTGPINVVSTLALMDYERESRRMRLIATHPGVTINDVIANTGFELLVAEQVAMNEPPSADELRLLREEIDPGRFYI; the protein is encoded by the coding sequence ATGCCAAATGCTGGATACTCCAAAACTGAACTGATGATCTGCGTCGCCGCGCGTTTGTTTCGCGATGCGACGACCGCGTTCATCGGCACGGGTATTCCGATGCTCGCCGCGATGCTGGCAGTGAAAACGCGCGCGCCAAACCTGGTGCCGATCTTTGAGTTTGGCGGCACCGGCGCGATTCTCGAAGCATTGCCGCGCGCGGTCGGCGAAGCGCGCACGTTCCACAAAGCCGCCGCCGCGTCCGGCATCTGCGACATTATGGAGACCGCGCAACGCGGTTTTATTGATTACGGTTTTCTGGGCGGCGCGCAGATTGATCGGTTCGGCAATTTGAATAGCACCGTCATCGGCGCGCACGATCATCCCAAGGCGCGTTTGCCAGGGAGCGGCGGCGCGAACGATGTGGGGAGTTTGTGCTGGCAAACGATCGCGATCATGCAACACGATACGCGGCGATTCGTGCCCAAGGTAGATTTCATCACGACGCCGGGGTATCTCACCGGACCGGGCGCGCGCGAAGCGGCGGGTTTGCCTTGTAACACCGGACCGATCAACGTCGTCTCGACGCTCGCGTTGATGGATTACGAACGCGAATCGCGCCGGATGCGTTTGATCGCGACGCATCCCGGCGTGACGATCAACGATGTGATCGCGAACACCGGATTCGAGTTGCTAGTTGCGGAGCAGGTGGCGATGAACGAGCCGCCGAGCGCGGACGAGTTGCGCTTGTTGCGCGAGGAAATTGACCCAGGACGGTTTTATATTTGA
- a CDS encoding CoA transferase subunit A → MQVLARGRGELIQPPDLEAFREWNRTQKTRALVDKRMSEADAIRRFVTDGCYIGTELYGSVRCPMSLVREVVRQGKTNLRVCGQGVFDLDLWIAAGLVNQLDLTYIGMEVYGTSSALRRAVESGQIATCVEWSNGAISWRMKAAAMGVPFIPVRAMLGSDTLDASAAVVTHDPFTGMKVCLLPALILDVGLIHVHRADCYGNAQIEGITGFAGEMARACKRLIISAEEIVPTEEIRKYPDRTLIPFYLVDAVVHAPFGSHPGEMAYMYARDEVILREWVHASETAPGARAYLDKYIYNVSDHRAYLDLIGAARFAELVEQRERRE, encoded by the coding sequence ATGCAGGTACTGGCACGCGGGCGCGGCGAACTCATTCAACCGCCCGACTTGGAGGCGTTTCGCGAATGGAATCGCACGCAGAAAACGCGCGCGCTGGTGGACAAACGGATGAGCGAAGCAGACGCGATTCGTCGGTTCGTGACCGATGGTTGCTACATCGGCACCGAGTTGTACGGTTCGGTGCGTTGTCCCATGTCGCTCGTGCGCGAGGTAGTGCGGCAGGGCAAGACGAATTTGCGGGTGTGCGGTCAGGGTGTCTTTGATCTCGATTTGTGGATCGCCGCGGGGCTGGTCAATCAACTTGATTTGACCTACATCGGGATGGAGGTGTACGGCACATCGTCCGCGTTGCGCCGCGCAGTCGAATCGGGACAAATCGCCACATGCGTCGAGTGGTCGAACGGCGCGATTTCGTGGCGAATGAAAGCCGCGGCGATGGGTGTGCCGTTCATCCCGGTGCGCGCGATGCTGGGTTCAGATACGCTCGACGCAAGCGCGGCAGTGGTTACCCATGACCCATTTACCGGCATGAAAGTGTGTTTGCTCCCCGCGTTGATTCTCGATGTCGGTTTGATCCACGTTCATCGCGCGGATTGTTACGGCAACGCGCAAATCGAAGGCATCACCGGCTTTGCCGGCGAAATGGCGCGGGCGTGCAAACGCTTGATCATCAGCGCGGAGGAAATCGTGCCGACGGAAGAGATTCGCAAGTATCCGGATCGTACGCTGATTCCGTTTTACTTGGTGGACGCAGTGGTGCACGCGCCGTTCGGTTCGCATCCCGGCGAGATGGCGTACATGTACGCGCGCGATGAAGTGATTCTCCGCGAGTGGGTGCACGCGAGTGAGACCGCGCCAGGCGCGCGCGCGTACCTCGACAAGTACATTTACAACGTGTCCGACCATCGCGCGTATCTCGATTTGATCGGTGCGGCGCGGTTCGCGGAGTTGGTCGAACAGCGCGAGCGGAGAGAGTGA
- a CDS encoding diguanylate cyclase produces the protein MPAQVLFADSDALLCVMARRALQERGYTVTIAHDGSEVLERFEQHAYAAIVLGLSLRLVDGVRALREIKSRRPDMPIILLSSNQDEDMNAVGNQGAFCVVKTPITDWDQFANTLAQAIQQRGVPDRTVMAQANLTDNSVDASTTPTARAIDRAAFTLLRLLTDMTRAGKPLGETLDVLLQVSAQIMETNHAALVLLEGDQLRVYRVLGAPESSHLPYDANAMTDDAFALRVADARRTLTEVSPTHGNATVIGTPLIVRDETIGVLLAYDLPSDFAAPTRVKWLELYAAYGALAIEMERLAGEYEQQLPTDMMTDTLKRAPFLDLADREFRRAWRYNQPITAIYVSLDNLAEIRSTNGASSGERALKLAAHTCRNTVRSIDLLCRYDDDAFAVLLLMTTSADARHVADRLRNGLASLEIANGKASVRVTASLGVSAYPREGCSSIFDLIAIAQEAQRAALRRGANQIVYV, from the coding sequence GTGCCTGCCCAAGTTTTATTTGCCGATTCGGATGCATTGCTGTGCGTCATGGCGCGCCGCGCGTTGCAAGAACGCGGGTACACCGTTACGATCGCGCATGATGGGTCCGAAGTCCTCGAACGTTTCGAGCAACACGCGTACGCCGCCATCGTCCTGGGTTTGTCGCTGCGCCTGGTAGACGGCGTGCGCGCGCTGCGTGAAATCAAAAGCCGCCGCCCGGACATGCCCATAATTTTGCTCAGTTCGAATCAAGACGAGGACATGAACGCAGTCGGCAACCAAGGGGCTTTTTGCGTCGTCAAGACACCCATCACCGATTGGGATCAATTTGCCAATACACTCGCGCAGGCGATCCAACAGCGCGGTGTCCCGGATCGAACTGTCATGGCGCAAGCTAATTTGACGGACAATTCGGTGGATGCGTCCACCACCCCGACCGCGCGCGCGATAGACCGCGCAGCGTTTACGCTCTTGCGCTTGCTCACAGACATGACGCGCGCGGGCAAACCCTTGGGCGAAACGCTCGACGTGCTTTTGCAAGTCAGCGCGCAAATCATGGAAACGAATCACGCCGCGCTCGTGCTCCTCGAAGGCGACCAACTGCGCGTGTATCGCGTACTCGGCGCACCCGAGTCGAGCCACCTACCGTACGATGCGAACGCGATGACGGATGATGCGTTCGCATTGCGCGTGGCTGACGCGCGGCGTACACTCACCGAAGTCAGTCCCACTCACGGCAATGCCACCGTCATTGGCACGCCGCTGATCGTCCGCGATGAAACGATCGGTGTGTTGCTGGCGTATGATCTGCCCTCGGATTTCGCCGCGCCCACGCGTGTCAAGTGGCTGGAATTGTACGCGGCGTATGGCGCGCTCGCGATTGAAATGGAGCGGCTTGCCGGCGAGTACGAACAGCAACTCCCCACAGATATGATGACGGATACGCTCAAACGCGCGCCGTTTTTGGATCTCGCCGACCGCGAGTTTCGCCGCGCGTGGCGTTACAATCAACCGATCACCGCGATCTATGTCAGTCTCGATAACTTGGCGGAAATTCGTTCGACGAACGGCGCGTCATCCGGCGAACGCGCGCTCAAACTCGCGGCGCATACGTGTCGCAACACGGTGCGCTCGATTGATCTGCTTTGCCGCTATGACGACGACGCGTTCGCCGTGTTGCTCCTGATGACGACGAGCGCGGACGCGCGGCACGTCGCCGATCGTTTACGCAATGGTCTGGCGAGCTTGGAGATCGCCAACGGCAAAGCATCGGTGCGCGTGACCGCGTCGCTCGGCGTTTCCGCGTATCCGCGCGAAGGATGCTCCTCCATCTTCGACCTGATTGCGATCGCGCAAGAGGCGCAACGCGCGGCGCTCCGCCGCGGCGCGAACCAAATCGTGTACGTCTGA
- a CDS encoding GAF domain-containing protein: MSAPPFLDQSGNVWMTDFPEPLTTPEAISTRDAMEELRRRYAELATLYATGARLNAIVEWHHITHAIVDAAIHLGKADGATLLLVDESTNELHIAAARDLPDSVVARTRIKFGEGVVGWVAEKRQPLLLLGALNADEYPHAHPKPNAIGSSICVPLLIAPSLTTLGVLCLSRRVSSPWFTHAEMRVVEALSHQASVALQNARTHRRLQRRALQMENLVEISASLIATLEVDSVLHSIIDKAVELLHCEAGSLLLVDPETGGLVFKVATGPAGSQLIGTKLPPGAGIVGTVMREGKPLIVNDAKSDPRHYGDVDESTQRITQSLLCVPLKNQSTTLGVIEIMNKLDGTPFGEDDSELLVAFAIQGTIALENARLYSELRRSFTDIVRIIANAVEARDPYTAGHTSRVTDIALETARELGWSREQLDTLEGGALLHDIGKIGIRDIVLRKPSGLTDDEYAEMKQHPIVGAQMLEGVAALRLMLPYVLYHQERYDGKGYPFGLAGKEIPLEGRLLAVVDTFDAMTSDRPYRKGLSVETAVAEILRNRGTQFDPDVVDALLRVHAKGKLYPAIMEKEL; encoded by the coding sequence ATGAGCGCGCCGCCTTTTCTCGATCAGTCCGGCAATGTGTGGATGACCGATTTTCCCGAGCCGTTGACCACACCTGAAGCGATCTCGACGCGCGACGCGATGGAGGAATTGCGCCGGCGCTACGCCGAGTTGGCGACCTTGTACGCCACTGGCGCGCGGCTCAACGCGATTGTGGAATGGCACCACATCACTCACGCGATTGTGGACGCCGCCATTCATCTCGGCAAGGCGGACGGCGCAACGCTGTTGTTGGTGGACGAGTCCACCAACGAGTTGCACATCGCCGCCGCGCGCGATTTGCCGGATTCGGTCGTCGCGCGCACGCGCATCAAATTCGGCGAGGGCGTCGTCGGCTGGGTCGCCGAAAAACGACAACCTTTGTTGTTGCTCGGTGCTTTGAACGCGGACGAGTATCCGCACGCACATCCCAAACCCAATGCCATCGGCTCTTCGATTTGCGTGCCGTTGCTCATCGCGCCTTCGCTCACGACGCTGGGTGTGCTGTGTCTCAGCCGACGCGTCAGTTCGCCTTGGTTCACGCACGCCGAAATGCGCGTCGTCGAGGCGCTCAGTCATCAAGCCAGCGTGGCGTTGCAAAACGCGCGCACGCATCGCCGTTTGCAACGCCGCGCGTTACAAATGGAAAACCTGGTCGAGATCAGCGCGAGTTTGATCGCGACGCTCGAGGTTGATTCGGTTCTCCATTCGATTATTGACAAAGCAGTCGAGTTATTGCATTGTGAAGCCGGCTCGCTGTTATTGGTAGACCCGGAAACCGGTGGACTCGTTTTCAAGGTCGCGACCGGTCCCGCCGGCAGTCAACTCATTGGCACCAAACTACCGCCCGGCGCGGGGATTGTCGGCACGGTGATGCGCGAGGGCAAACCGCTCATCGTCAACGACGCCAAGTCCGATCCGCGCCATTATGGCGATGTGGACGAGAGCACTCAGCGCATCACCCAAAGTCTACTCTGCGTGCCGCTCAAAAATCAATCTACCACCCTGGGTGTAATCGAGATCATGAACAAACTCGACGGCACCCCGTTCGGCGAGGACGACAGCGAATTGCTCGTCGCCTTTGCGATCCAGGGCACCATCGCGTTGGAGAACGCGCGGCTGTATTCCGAGTTGCGCCGCTCGTTCACCGACATCGTCCGCATCATCGCGAATGCCGTTGAAGCGCGCGACCCGTACACCGCGGGGCACACGAGCCGCGTCACCGACATCGCGTTGGAGACGGCGCGCGAACTGGGATGGTCGCGCGAACAACTCGATACGCTCGAAGGCGGCGCGCTATTGCACGACATTGGCAAAATCGGCATTCGCGACATCGTTCTCCGCAAACCCAGCGGACTGACCGACGACGAGTACGCCGAGATGAAACAACATCCCATTGTCGGCGCGCAAATGCTCGAAGGCGTCGCCGCGTTGCGACTGATGTTGCCGTACGTGTTGTATCATCAAGAGCGCTACGACGGCAAAGGGTATCCGTTCGGACTCGCCGGCAAAGAGATTCCGCTTGAGGGACGTTTGCTCGCTGTCGTGGACACGTTCGATGCGATGACCTCGGATCGCCCGTACCGCAAGGGCTTGTCCGTCGAAACGGCGGTCGCGGAAATTCTCCGCAATCGCGGCACCCAGTTCGATCCCGATGTAGTTGACGCGTTGTTGCGCGTGCATGCCAAAGGCAAATTATATCCTGCGATCATGGAAAAAGAATTGTGA